The Candidatus Eisenbacteria bacterium genome contains a region encoding:
- a CDS encoding alpha/beta hydrolase, protein MQTTHSEPRSSETPTHLWRSPMLGEPRTLPLRQGTLQYFERGDGPALVFAHGWLANANLWRRVVDALADRFRCITLDLPFGSHRIALDPGADLTPPGCGKLIADAIDALGLSAATLVGNDSGGCYSQIATAARPQRIARLVLNSCETIDDAFPPEAFGVLPQAAQSPQGLRQLLTPLEDRSIRMTPAAYGLLLKRPIDDLAFDSYVLPCLREDDVLRDATKVMSSASAVALHEAGLRLIAGFDRPVLFAWSPEDQVFPVEKARAYAARLKQGRVALIDDAYSFTPEDQPQALARAIATFVL, encoded by the coding sequence ATGCAGACGACCCACTCCGAGCCCCGCTCGTCCGAGACCCCGACCCACCTCTGGCGCTCGCCCATGCTGGGAGAGCCGCGGACGCTGCCCCTCCGCCAGGGCACGCTCCAGTACTTCGAGCGCGGCGACGGTCCCGCCCTCGTCTTCGCCCACGGCTGGCTCGCGAACGCGAACCTGTGGCGCCGCGTCGTCGACGCGCTCGCCGACCGCTTCCGCTGCATCACGCTCGACCTGCCCTTCGGCTCGCACCGCATCGCGCTCGACCCTGGCGCCGATCTCACGCCCCCCGGCTGCGGCAAGCTCATCGCCGACGCGATCGACGCCCTCGGCCTCTCTGCCGCGACGCTCGTCGGCAACGATTCCGGCGGCTGCTACTCGCAGATCGCGACGGCCGCGCGCCCGCAGCGCATCGCGCGCCTGGTCCTCAACTCCTGCGAGACCATCGACGACGCGTTCCCACCCGAGGCGTTCGGTGTCCTCCCGCAGGCGGCACAGAGCCCGCAGGGTCTCCGCCAGCTCCTCACGCCCCTCGAAGACCGCTCGATTCGCATGACGCCGGCCGCCTACGGGCTGCTCCTGAAGCGCCCCATCGACGACCTCGCCTTCGACTCATACGTCCTGCCATGCCTTCGGGAGGACGACGTGCTGCGCGACGCGACGAAGGTGATGTCCTCGGCCTCGGCGGTGGCGCTCCACGAAGCGGGCCTGCGCCTCATCGCCGGCTTCGACCGGCCCGTGCTCTTCGCGTGGTCGCCCGAGGATCAGGTCTTCCCGGTCGAGAAGGCGAGGGCGTACGCGGCCCGGCTGAAGCAGGGCCGCGTCGCGCTCATCGACGACGCCTACAGCTTCACGCCGGAGGATCAGCCGCAGGCACTGGCGCGCGCGATCGCGACCTTCGTCCTCTAG
- a CDS encoding TetR/AcrR family transcriptional regulator yields MGARPATAQPSGPKVSTPALPTREAILDAAEVLFAERGVDGVAVRDLARELGLTPSSLYNHFPSKQALYEAVLERGLKPFAELFGEEADPGEITPAGVRRIVNAIVEHLAAHPHLARLVQRALIEETTSVQDLIERWMHPLYEKGSAVVRHVSDDADWDEREVPHLAIGLFAMVFAFFVNVPALRRMKGRRGEGFPVTALENQKRFLEKAIYRLVGPRSATRGTRASASR; encoded by the coding sequence GTGGGAGCACGACCCGCCACTGCCCAGCCGTCGGGGCCGAAGGTTTCGACGCCGGCCCTGCCGACCCGCGAGGCGATCCTCGACGCGGCGGAGGTCCTGTTCGCCGAGCGCGGCGTCGACGGGGTCGCCGTGCGCGACCTGGCGCGCGAGCTCGGGCTCACGCCGTCCTCGCTCTACAACCACTTCCCGAGCAAGCAGGCGCTCTACGAGGCGGTGCTCGAGCGAGGCTTGAAGCCCTTCGCCGAGCTCTTCGGCGAGGAGGCCGACCCGGGCGAGATCACGCCCGCGGGCGTGCGGCGCATCGTGAACGCGATCGTCGAGCACCTGGCCGCGCACCCGCACCTGGCGCGCCTGGTGCAGCGCGCGCTCATCGAAGAGACGACGAGCGTCCAGGATCTGATCGAGCGCTGGATGCACCCGCTCTACGAGAAGGGCTCGGCGGTCGTCCGCCACGTCTCCGACGACGCCGACTGGGACGAGCGCGAGGTGCCGCACCTCGCGATCGGGCTCTTCGCGATGGTGTTCGCCTTCTTCGTCAACGTCCCCGCGCTCCGGCGCATGAAGGGACGTCGCGGCGAGGGGTTCCCCGTGACGGCGCTCGAGAACCAGAAGCGCTTCCTCGAAAAGGCCATCTACCGACTCGTCGGTCCCCGCAGCGCCACCAGGGGGACGCGCGCGTCCGCATCTCGTTAG
- a CDS encoding TetR family transcriptional regulator: protein MNRKAEQGQATREQLVAAATKLFASQGYAATSIEQVLNESGVSRGALYHHFDSKEALFEAVLEAVEASIATSIAQAAARAKNAVEALRTGCNAWLRIAEDPAAHRIALVDAPSVVGWQRWRQIDERHGFGLLKRALEAVAAEGRLRPELVDVLAHMLLAALLEVTLVIARAPDRAKARRAGQAAVDALLDKLLAT, encoded by the coding sequence GTGAACAGGAAGGCCGAGCAGGGGCAGGCGACCCGCGAGCAGCTCGTCGCCGCCGCCACCAAGCTCTTCGCCTCGCAGGGCTACGCGGCGACGTCGATCGAGCAGGTCCTCAACGAGTCGGGCGTGAGCCGCGGCGCGCTCTACCACCACTTCGACAGCAAGGAGGCGCTCTTCGAGGCCGTCCTCGAGGCCGTCGAGGCGAGCATCGCGACGTCGATCGCGCAGGCGGCCGCTCGCGCGAAGAACGCCGTCGAGGCGCTGCGAACCGGCTGCAACGCGTGGCTCCGGATCGCCGAGGATCCGGCCGCGCACCGTATCGCGCTGGTCGACGCGCCGTCGGTCGTCGGCTGGCAGCGCTGGCGCCAGATCGACGAGCGCCACGGCTTCGGGCTCTTGAAGCGCGCGCTCGAGGCCGTGGCGGCCGAGGGACGCCTTCGTCCCGAGCTGGTGGACGTCCTCGCACACATGCTGCTCGCGGCCCTGCTCGAGGTGACGCTCGTCATCGCGCGTGCGCCCGATCGCGCCAAGGCGCGCCGCGCGGGCCAGGCCGCGGTCGACGCGTTGCTCGACAAGCTCCTCGCGACGTGA
- a CDS encoding MaoC family dehydratase N-terminal domain-containing protein, with product MAEAAEKVEGHGARITDEGIARIRARIGKGFEGRRPWRTEVTKDAAYHMALGIGDLSPLYHDEAYAKKTKWGGLLAPYIMIQTFDTLRSVGHSGLPEGLPGVHSIWTGSLFEWKRPLKVGDAIRADSYLKSVEERESKFGGGRSVYQTYEAVYHDQTGDEIGLRNDTWIRIERHKTAETKKYGAIGLAKWKPADVERLMAEYAAETRATERWWDDVKVGDELPKRVKGPLTPTAEIAFESQLGIYLVGNKVAANLYAKHPKLFIVNEQGVPEPPQRVHWDNEFTTRLLGLPGAYDLGPERCAWLIQVCTDWMGDAGHLARLECKYLKFNYMGDVSWIRGTVAEKLERDGKAYARVKVECVNHRDELTAAGTADVELPKR from the coding sequence ATGGCAGAAGCTGCTGAGAAGGTCGAAGGACACGGCGCCCGCATCACCGACGAAGGCATCGCGCGCATCCGCGCGCGCATCGGCAAGGGCTTCGAGGGACGTCGCCCGTGGCGTACCGAGGTGACGAAGGACGCCGCGTACCACATGGCCCTCGGCATCGGCGACCTCTCGCCGCTCTACCACGACGAGGCGTACGCCAAGAAGACGAAGTGGGGCGGCCTCCTCGCGCCCTACATCATGATCCAGACCTTCGACACGCTGCGCTCGGTCGGCCACAGCGGTCTTCCCGAGGGGCTCCCGGGCGTCCACTCCATCTGGACGGGCTCGCTCTTCGAGTGGAAGCGCCCGCTCAAGGTGGGCGACGCGATCCGCGCCGACTCGTACTTGAAGTCCGTCGAGGAGCGCGAGAGCAAGTTCGGCGGCGGCCGCTCGGTCTACCAGACCTACGAGGCCGTCTACCACGATCAGACCGGCGACGAGATCGGGCTCCGCAACGACACCTGGATCCGCATCGAGCGTCACAAGACCGCCGAGACCAAGAAGTACGGCGCCATCGGGCTCGCGAAGTGGAAGCCGGCGGACGTCGAGCGGCTCATGGCCGAGTATGCTGCCGAGACACGCGCGACCGAGCGCTGGTGGGACGACGTGAAAGTGGGCGACGAGCTGCCGAAGCGCGTGAAGGGCCCGCTCACGCCGACCGCCGAGATCGCCTTCGAGTCGCAGCTCGGCATCTACCTCGTCGGCAACAAGGTGGCGGCGAACCTCTACGCGAAGCACCCGAAGCTCTTCATCGTGAACGAGCAGGGCGTGCCGGAGCCGCCGCAGCGCGTGCACTGGGACAACGAGTTCACGACCCGGCTGCTCGGCCTGCCCGGCGCGTACGACCTGGGGCCCGAGCGCTGCGCGTGGCTGATCCAGGTCTGCACCGACTGGATGGGCGACGCCGGGCACCTGGCGCGCCTCGAGTGCAAGTACCTCAAGTTCAACTACATGGGCGACGTCTCCTGGATCCGCGGTACGGTCGCGGAGAAGCTCGAGCGCGACGGCAAGGCCTACGCACGCGTCAAGGTCGAGTGCGTGAACCACCGCGACGAGCTGACGGCCGCCGGCACGGCCGACGTGGAGCTGCCGAAGCGCTGA